In one window of Gossypium arboreum isolate Shixiya-1 chromosome 4, ASM2569848v2, whole genome shotgun sequence DNA:
- the LOC108458420 gene encoding protein BREAST CANCER SUSCEPTIBILITY 2 homolog B-like, with translation MSTWQIFSHAGTSFRWEASPPIVPIKPADDPNGAPVPPLPSMADLLLQGCSKLIENGDGEFEKYPMFRTGLGKSVALKESSIAKALSILANDDAASTVTSSKLIPVNNGCGNSLFQTGSGKMVNISSAGLVRAKTFLGLEQDNENHNFEGFQHPRRLPATNEPYDCQRFSHSGKKEDLQNYGVMDVTSEPRHMLNSRNRLLGGELGSENDSTPMHSKMFDSVPKPPPIKFHTAGGRSLSVSSDALKRARSLLGDPELGNFFGEMDQEVPPFTVYKEENFNDASLNKENCFFTSFPVSKDTSKDFTSPLKSSFKQTRSIFNSENLSFGSNLIEKFDAVESSSACASAINMPSPQNALKSINRLSEKNFATNNSLPSGSGSQTNLPRRSFGGPLVDISNNIATSQTNNKQVMNEKRRIGRSSFVSPFKRPRCSKISAPLNNDVSLVANDDHTCCKRTVSTKYPFQVPRVYIKEYFAVPPSACSTLKCFPIKGKQITPANAYEYLFKDETSLCRIGAETFYDMLSHSGASVQHVSKEWVANHYKWIVWKLACYERCYPSKCAGKFLTVSNVLEELKYRYEREVNHGQRSAIKKILEGDASPSKMLVLCVSTIQSNSEPNMETNLEITNGTHNSGNAKVELTDGWYSINAILDVLLSKQLAVGKLFVGQKLRIWGAGLCGWVGPVSPLEASSAISLALNLNGTCRAHWADRLGFCKGFRIPMAFRCIKGDGGPVPLTLVGVTRIYPVLYRERLRNGGSIVRSERMESRMVQKHNQRCSVLVDHVISEYQRGVNSSHIHNDSESEGAKILRILETSAEPEVLMAEMSPEQLTSFATYKSKLEATRQLEMEKSIEKALAEAGLNERDVVPFMRVRVVGLINRNYHGKGRPKEGIITIWNPTEKQECELVEGQAYVVSGLIPMNSDSEILYLQARGSTNKWQPLSPLAMESFEAFFCPRKSMKLSNLGEISLSSEFDIAAYVVYVGEVYTASHQKKQWVFVTDDSISDLQSDSLLAISFCSPSIDDDSFAPINPNLVGSMVGFCNLIKKPKDQMNHLWVAEATENSTYYLNFKPSISHLQSAGASVQAWAKASSSIIDELRKKVLFVIGNCEG, from the exons ATGTCTACGTGGCAGATTTTTTCTCATGCCGGAACAAGTTTTCGCTGGGAGGCTTCCCCTCCTATCGTACCGATTAAGCCTGCCGATGACCCGAACGGAGCTCCGGTTCCTCCACTCCCATCCATGGCCGATCTCCTGCTTCAAG GATGTTCGAAGCTTATTGAGAATGGAGATGGAGAATTTGAGAAATATCCGATGTTCAGAACCGGATTGGGGAAATCGGTGGCATTGAAAGAATCTTCAATTGCAAAAGCATTATCTATCCTCGCCAACGACGACGCTGCCTCTACTGTTACTTCAA GCAAACTGATTCCAGTGAACAATGGCTGCGGTAACTCTCTTTTTCAAACGGGCTCTGGGAAAATGGTTAACATATCTTCAGCTGGTCTGGTCAGAGCTAAGACATTTTTGGGACTTGAACAAGATAATGAGAATCACAATTTTGAAGGTTTTCAACATCCAAGGAGGTTACCTGCAACTAATGAACCTTATGACTGCCAAAGGTTTTCTCATTCAGGGAAGAAAGAAGATTTGCAAAATTATGGGGTTATGGATGTTACATCAGAACCAAGGCACATGTTAAACTCTAGGAATCGTTTACTAGGAGGTGAACTAGGCAGTGAAAATGACTCAACTCCAATGCATTCCAAAATGTTTGATTCAGTTCCCAAACCACCTCCAATCAAGTTTCATACTGCAGGTGGAAGATCATTGTCAGTTTCAAGTGATGCATTGAAGCGTGCAAGGAGTCTTCTTGGTGACCCAGAGCTAGGAAATTTCTTCGGTGAAATGGATCAAGAGGTTCCACCATTTACAGTTTACAAGGAGGAAAATTTTAATGATGCTTCATTAAACAAGGAAAACTGTTTCTTTACTTCATTTCCAGTAAGTAAAGACACATCCAAGGATTTCACATCCCCACTGAAATCATCTTTCAAGCAAACAAGGTCCATATTCAATTCAGAAAATTTAAGTTTTGGGAGTAATTTGATTGAAAAATTTGATGCAGTTGAAAGTTCTAGTGCATGTGCATCGGCCATCAATATGCCTTCTCCACAGAATGCTTTGAAATCAATCAATAGGCTTTCTGAGAAAAATTTTGCAACTAACAATTCTTTGCCTAGCGGTTCTGGTTCACAGACTAATTTGCCTAGAAGGTCATTTGGTGGGCCATTGGTTGATATTTCAAATAACATTGCTACATCTCAAACAAATAACAAACAGGTTATGAATGAAAAGAGGAGAATTGGAAGATCAAGTTTTGTTTCTCCCTTCAAAAGACCCCGCTGTTCCAAGATCTCTGCTCCATTGAATAATGATGTTTCCTTGGTAGCAAATG ATGATCATACATGTTGCAAAAGAACAGTTTCCACTAAATATCCTTTTCAAGTACCAAGAGTATATATAAAGGAATATTTTGCTGTGCCTCCTTCAGCCTGCAGCACG TTGAAGTGTTTCCCAATCAAAGGTAAACAGATCACACCAGCGAATGCTTACGAGTATTTGTTTAAAGATGAAACTAGCTTATGTCGAATTGGGGCAGAAACTTTTTATGACATGTTGTCTCATTCTGGAGCTTCTGTGCAACACGTTTCTAAAGA GTGGGTCGCAAATCATTATAAGTGGATTGTTTGGAAACTTGCATGCTATGAGAGGTGCTATCCTTCCAAATGTGCTGGAAAATTTTTGACGGTCTCCAATGTACTTGAGGAATTAAAGTACAG ATATGAGAGGGAAGTCAATCATGGTCAGCGTTCTGCAATAAAGAAAATACTTGAAGGGGATGCTTCGCCTTCTAAAATGTTGGTGCTATGTGTTTCAACAATTCAATCAAATTCTGAACCAAATATGGAGACCAACCTAGAGATAACAAATGGAACTCATAATAGTGGCAATGCAAAAGTGGAACTAACAGATGGGTG GTACTCTATAAATGCTATTTTGGATGTATTGCTATCAAAGCAGCTTGCTGTTGGAAAATTGTTTGTGGGACAGAAGCTCCgg ATCTGGGGAGCAGGACTTTGTGGCTGGGTTGGGCCAGTTTCACCCCTTGAG GCGTCCAGTGCAATTAGTTTAGCTTTGAACCTGAACGGGACGTGTAGAGCTCACTGGGCTGATCGACTTGGATTTT GTAAAGGTTTTCGTATTCCTATGGCATTTAGGTGTATCAAGGGTGACGGGGGTCCAGTCCCTTTGACTTTAGTTGGAGTCACTCGGATATACCCTGTTCTCTACAGGGAAAG GTTGAGAAATGGGGGATCAATTGTTAGATCTGAGAGGATGGAGAGTAGAATGGTGCAAAAGCACAATCAAAG GTGCTCAGTTCTGGTAGATCATGTTATATCTGAGTATCAAAGAGGGGTCAATAGTTCTCATATCCATAATGACAGTGAGAGTGAAGGAGCGAAAATCTTAAGGATTCTTGAGACATCTGCTGAGCCAGAAGTCCTTATGGCAGAAATGAGCCCGGAGCAACTAACTTCCTTTGCTACATATAAATCAAAACTTGAG GCTACTAGGCAGTTAGAGATGGAGAAATCAATTGAGAAAGCTCTGGCGGAGGCTGGATTAAATGAGCGAGATGTTGTTCCATTCATGAGGGTTAGAGTTGTTGGATTAATTAATAGGAATTATCATGGAAAGGGAAGACCTAAAGAAGGAATAATAACCATTTGGAATCCAACAGAAAAGCAG GAATGTGAGCTGGTTGAGGGACAGGCATATGTCGTTTCTGGACTTATACCAATGAACTCAGATTCGGAAATCCTTTACTTACAAGCCCGAGGATCTACCAACAAATGGCAGCCCCTATCTCCCCTGGCAATGGAAAGTTTTGA GGCATTTTTCTGCCCACGAAAGTCGATGAAGTTGTCAAATTTAGGTGAAATTTCTCTTTCCAG TGAGTTTGACATTGCTGCATATGTTGTGTATGTGGGAGAAGTCTATACAGCTTCTCATCAGAAGAAACAGTGGGTGTTTGTGACAGATGATTCCATTTCCGATTTACAGTCAGATTCTTTACTTGCCATCAGTTTTTGCTCACCATCCATTGATGATGACTCGTTTGCACCAATCAACCCTAACCTAGTGGGATCCATG GTAGGCTTCTGTAACCTTATCAAGAAACCAAAGGATCAAATGAATCATCTCTGGGTTGCTGAAGCAACAGAAAATTCtacatattatttaaattttaaacccTCAATTTCTCACCTCCAAAGTGCCGGCGCTTCTGTTCAGGCATGGGCAAAGGCCTCTAGCTCG ATTATTGACGAACTCCGGAAGAAGGTTTTATTTGTAATTGGCAATTGTGAAGGCTAG